A segment of the Myxosarcina sp. GI1 genome:
TTAGTTTTTACTTAGAAATTTAATGAAAGGTAAAATTATTATTAATAAAATGAGTTATTGGAATATATCAAAAGAAATGCCAAAACAGACAAAGCTGCAAACCAGACAAGAGATAAACTGCTGCAATGTTTTTGCAGGTTGCAATGGCATTAATTCATAGCATAGGAGCAAAGTCATGATGAACTTTCGTACTTTTGACGATATGAGTTCTGCTTTGTCAAAAAAACTTAACTTAATTCCACGAGATATCGATTTAATAGTTGGTATCCCTCGGAGTGGATTAATTCCTGCTAATATCTTGGCTTTGCATCTCAATTTACCTTTAACAGATTTAGATGGTTTGATCTCGGGAAGAATGTTAGGTAAAGGCAGAACTCGCGCTCATACCAAACAAAGAGTTACTGTAAATGACTGCCGTAAAGTTTTGGTGATCGACGATAGCTTATGGACTGGCGAAACTATTGCTATGGCCAAGCAAAAAATTGATGAGGCTAACATACCTCAAGAAGTTATCTATGCGGCAGTTTATGTAACTTCTAATACCAAAGACAAAGTAGATCTTTACTTTGATATTTGTCCTTTTCCTAGAATGTTTGAGTGGAACTTCATGCATCATGGCTATCTTGAGAATGCCTGTATAGATATAGATGGAGTACTTTGCGAAGATCCTACTACTCAGGAAAATGATGATGGGATTAAATACCTGAACTTTTTAGAAAATGCCAAGCCATTGTTTCTTCCTACGCTGCCAGTTGGCTGTTTGGTAACTTCACGTTTGGAAAAATATAGACCTCAAACAGAAACATGGCTTAAAAAATATGGCGTAGAGTACCAAAAATTATGTATGTTAGATTTGCCCGATGGAGAAACTCGTAAAGCTTTGAATTGTCATGCTACTTTCAAATCTAAAATATATCGGCAAACCAAAAGCATAATTTTTATCGAAAGTGAGTTAAAACAAGCTATTGATATTGCCAAATATAGTAATAAACCAGTGCTTTGCATAGAAACTCGTAGATTGATTATGCCCGATAACGAGAGCTTTGCTCAGATTGAGTATAGAAAGATGCAAATTGCCTCTAAATTAAAAATGCTCAAAAGAAGACTGCGTCCGTTCCGCAGTAATATGTCTCGTCTACTACAACGAAAATAGTCGTCAATCTGTTGGATAATTAAAAATATCTAGTTATTTGTTGTCTACGTTAGAAAATAGTGAAAAAGTTAATTCGCGGTCTCGATGAATTTCGACAAAATTATGTAAATACTCACCAGGAGCTTTTAGAGCAGCTTTCTCACGGACAGAAGCCTAGAGTTTTGTTTATTACCTGTTCTGATTCTAGAGTAGCTCCAAATTTAATTACTAATACCGATATGGGAGAGCTATTTGTCATTCGTAATGCTGGCAATATTATTCCCCCTTATGGTTCGGCTAATGGCGGTGAAGGAGGCACTATTGAGTATGCAATCAATGCTTTAGGTATCGAACAGGTAGTAATTTGCGGACATTCTCACTGTGGCGGGATGAAAGGATTGCTGAAGCTCAATGAGCTTCAGGAAGATATGCCTTTAGTATATGACTGGTTGAGACATGCCGAATCTACACGCCGTTTGGTTATGGAAAACTATCCCGATTACTCTGGAGAGGAGTTGATTGAAACTTTAGTAGCGGAAAATGTTTTGATCCAGATCGATAATCTTAAAACATATCCTGTAGTAAGAGCCAGAATACATCAGGGTAAGCTGCGGATTTATGCCTGGATTTATCGCATTGAAACGGGAGAGGTTTTAGCGTATGATGCCGAAACTCATACTTACGTGCCTCCTATGAGTCAATTAATGGATGATGAAGACCAAAATGGCGATCGCTCTTTAGCTCCGTCCGATAAAAAACGACGTTCTGATTCAGAATTTTCTTCTTTAACTAATATTAGAGGCGAACTAGATAAACTATTAGCAGTTAATTCTCCTAAATCCACTAAAGAAGCCGAACGAGCCATAGGCTCATTAGAAAGATTGTTCGCTCGCGCCAGTAGATTAGGCATGACTGCCAGTGAACTACAAAACTATCATTCTTTATTTTCAGAACCAATTCAAACTTGGGCGAGAAAAGCTTATTCACATCGTTGACAGTAGCGAATTTCAGGTGGTTACCTGCTGTAAAGTATTAACGAAGTTGGGATAAGAAATTGAGGCTGCTTCGGCGCGATGAATGGTAGTAACCCCCTCGGCAGTTAAACCTGCGATCGCCAGACTCATAGCAATACGATGATCTGTATAACTATCGACATCCGTTCCCTTTAGAAAATTGCCGCCAGTAATTTCCAAGCCATCGGGCAATTCGCCGATCTTTACTCCCATTTTAGTTAGTTCTGATGCCATTACTGCCAGGCGATCGCTCTCTTTGACTCGTAACTCTGCTGCATCTTTAATAACTGTAGTTCCCTCCGCAAAAGCAGCAGCCACTGCTATAATTGGAATTTCATCGATGAGACGGGGAATCAAACTGCCTTTCAGAGTGCAGGCTTTAAGTTGGCTGTAGCGGACGCGCAAGTCGGCAACTGGTTCGCCTGCTACAATACGTTCGTTTTCTCTAGTAATATCTGCCTCCATCATTTCTAGAGCCTCTAAGATTCCAGTGCGAGTAGGATTAATTCCGACATTAGTAATTAACAATTCTGAGTCAGGCACAATTGCCGCAGCCACCAGCCAAAAGGCAGCAGAACTAATATCACCTGGAACGACGACCTTTTGTCCTGTAAGTTGAGGTTGTCCGATTAAAGTAACGCTATTAGTTTGCGGGTCTACCGTTAGTTTGGCACCAAAAGCCTTTAACATTCGTTCGCTGTGGTCGCGAGACAAAGCTGGTTCGATAACTGTAGTATTGCCTTCTGCCATTAATCCCGCCAGCAAAATACATGACTTGACCTGTGCCGAAGCAATAGGAGATAAATAGTTTATGGCTTTAAGCTTTCTGCCTTTGACCGCTAAAGGAGCCAGTGAATTTTGCTTGCGTCCCCAGATAGTTGCACCCATGCGTTCTAAGGGAGTAACCACGCGAGACATAGGACGCGATCGCAACGAACTATCTCCCGTAACTACAAACAATCTGTCGGGATGAGATGCCAATAAGCCCAGCATTAACCGTATCGTAGTTCCAGAATTACCCGCATCCAAAACGCCAGCAGGTTCTTGCAAATTGCCCAAACCGACTCCTTTAACCACAACTCGCTCGGTATTTAGTTCGGATATTTGCGCTCCCATCGCCCGAAAACAGTTAGCGGTGCTGCGAGGGTCTTCTCCTAATAGCAATCCTTCAATAATTGTCTCTCCAGAGGCAATTGCTCCCAACATCAAGGCACGATGAGAAATTGATTTATCTCCTGGTATGGCGATCGCTCCTCGTACTGCTATTCCCGAACTAGGAGGGGCGATCGCTAATTGCTGAGAATTAGCGCGGTTATGAATGGTTATCACAGAAGACATAAGCGAGCGATAAAAATAATAATATTCGTAGCCAATCTTAGCAAAGTTTGTTCTAGCTGTAGGTTTTCAATTTGGCTTATTTGAAAGTCACAGGCAGTAACTTATCTTGCTTTGTTCGCAGACTAAAAACTAGCTAGCTCCCTTAAATTAATAGGTAAATTTTTGCTTTGTGGCGATCGCTATAAATGCTTAATATATTTTAAGGCAAAATTGTAGTATTACTGTGCTAATATCAAAACAAATTATAATTTTTTGTACTTTTGTAAAATAAATTAATTAAAGTCACACTAATTATTAAAGCTATAAATAGCTATTATTTCACACTGTAATTTTCCAGTATTCAGTAGGAAAACCTGATAGCTCTTGTTTCAAGCAATTATTTTTTATTTGACTATTAGTTTTGTTTATATGTAAAATAGCTTTTAACTTAACTTATATTAATTTTTGGTTATTTTTCGCAACTATAGTCAAGCGAAATTTTAATCTAAAAATATAATCATTAGCAAACTTCAGGAGATACGATTCATGCCAAAAAATGATTTTTTTCTCAGTCCAGACGATTCTCAAAGTATGGGCGACATTGAGTTTATGAGAAAGTCAAAGAAGGTAAGAAAAACTTTTCCCAAAAATGCTAGTAATCAAGGTGCTTTTGAAGTAGTCACAGATACTGCGTCAATAAAAAATAAAAATTCTAATACTGGAAACGAGCAAGACCAAAGTAGCAATAGAGCTTTTG
Coding sequences within it:
- a CDS encoding phosphoribosyltransferase family protein, encoding MMNFRTFDDMSSALSKKLNLIPRDIDLIVGIPRSGLIPANILALHLNLPLTDLDGLISGRMLGKGRTRAHTKQRVTVNDCRKVLVIDDSLWTGETIAMAKQKIDEANIPQEVIYAAVYVTSNTKDKVDLYFDICPFPRMFEWNFMHHGYLENACIDIDGVLCEDPTTQENDDGIKYLNFLENAKPLFLPTLPVGCLVTSRLEKYRPQTETWLKKYGVEYQKLCMLDLPDGETRKALNCHATFKSKIYRQTKSIIFIESELKQAIDIAKYSNKPVLCIETRRLIMPDNESFAQIEYRKMQIASKLKMLKRRLRPFRSNMSRLLQRK
- a CDS encoding carbonic anhydrase, whose protein sequence is MKKLIRGLDEFRQNYVNTHQELLEQLSHGQKPRVLFITCSDSRVAPNLITNTDMGELFVIRNAGNIIPPYGSANGGEGGTIEYAINALGIEQVVICGHSHCGGMKGLLKLNELQEDMPLVYDWLRHAESTRRLVMENYPDYSGEELIETLVAENVLIQIDNLKTYPVVRARIHQGKLRIYAWIYRIETGEVLAYDAETHTYVPPMSQLMDDEDQNGDRSLAPSDKKRRSDSEFSSLTNIRGELDKLLAVNSPKSTKEAERAIGSLERLFARASRLGMTASELQNYHSLFSEPIQTWARKAYSHR
- the aroA gene encoding 3-phosphoshikimate 1-carboxyvinyltransferase, translating into MSSVITIHNRANSQQLAIAPPSSGIAVRGAIAIPGDKSISHRALMLGAIASGETIIEGLLLGEDPRSTANCFRAMGAQISELNTERVVVKGVGLGNLQEPAGVLDAGNSGTTIRLMLGLLASHPDRLFVVTGDSSLRSRPMSRVVTPLERMGATIWGRKQNSLAPLAVKGRKLKAINYLSPIASAQVKSCILLAGLMAEGNTTVIEPALSRDHSERMLKAFGAKLTVDPQTNSVTLIGQPQLTGQKVVVPGDISSAAFWLVAAAIVPDSELLITNVGINPTRTGILEALEMMEADITRENERIVAGEPVADLRVRYSQLKACTLKGSLIPRLIDEIPIIAVAAAFAEGTTVIKDAAELRVKESDRLAVMASELTKMGVKIGELPDGLEITGGNFLKGTDVDSYTDHRIAMSLAIAGLTAEGVTTIHRAEAASISYPNFVNTLQQVTT